One genomic window of Bartonella sp. JB63 includes the following:
- a CDS encoding metal ABC transporter substrate-binding protein, translating to MQLKAFFISYFLGITLLTPSTVLSASKFKAVTTFTIIADMARNVAGDVADVESITKPGAEIHEYQPTPRDLMRAQGANLILWNGLELELWFEKFFQNVKDVPSVVVSEGILTIKIGDGPFSGKPNPHAWMSPVSALIYVDNIRDAFVKYDPKHADVYNKNAEVYKQKIRLNIDPIKAELKAIPEDKRWLVTSEGAFSYLARDFDLKELYLWPINADQQGTPQQIKHVIDMVRKYHIPVVFSESTVSAAPAKQVVRETGAKYGGVLYVDSLSDKDGEVPTYIDLLRVTSTRIAKALSDEVKGR from the coding sequence ATGCAACTGAAGGCGTTTTTTATCTCATATTTTTTGGGTATAACTCTTTTAACTCCTAGTACAGTTTTGAGTGCTAGTAAATTTAAAGCTGTTACAACTTTTACTATCATTGCTGATATGGCTCGTAATGTTGCAGGTGATGTTGCCGATGTTGAATCAATTACTAAACCAGGTGCTGAAATTCATGAATATCAGCCTACGCCACGAGATCTTATGCGTGCTCAGGGAGCTAACCTTATCTTATGGAATGGATTGGAGTTAGAGCTTTGGTTTGAAAAGTTTTTTCAAAATGTCAAGGATGTTCCAAGTGTAGTCGTTTCAGAAGGTATTTTGACTATTAAAATTGGAGATGGGCCTTTTAGTGGTAAGCCAAATCCTCATGCGTGGATGTCACCAGTCTCTGCCTTGATTTATGTTGATAATATTCGTGATGCTTTTGTAAAATATGATCCTAAGCATGCTGATGTTTATAATAAAAATGCTGAAGTTTATAAACAAAAGATTCGTTTGAACATTGATCCAATTAAAGCTGAGCTAAAAGCAATACCAGAAGACAAACGTTGGCTTGTGACAAGTGAAGGTGCATTTAGTTATTTAGCTCGTGATTTCGATTTAAAAGAACTCTATTTGTGGCCTATTAATGCTGATCAGCAAGGAACACCCCAACAGATTAAGCATGTCATTGATATGGTTCGGAAATATCATATTCCAGTTGTTTTTTCTGAGAGTACTGTTTCTGCTGCACCTGCCAAGCAAGTGGTAAGAGAAACAGGGGCTAAATATGGGGGGGTACTTTATGTTGATTCACTGAGTGATAAAGATGGTGAAGTTCCTACTTATATTGATTTGTTACGTGTTACCAGTACGCGTATTGCTAAGGCTTTGTCAGATGAGGTAAAAGGTCGATGA
- a CDS encoding manganese/iron ABC transporter ATP-binding protein has protein sequence MTESGIFARDVAVTYRNGYTALREVSFESPIGSISALIGVNGSGKSTLFKAIMGFVKPSKGKIRILGLSVKKALKQNLVAYVPQNEDVDWNFPVLVEDVVLMGRYGHMNFFRYVRAQDHEAVRVALERVNMLPFAKRQIGELSGGQKKRVFLARALAQKAKAILLDEPFTGIDVKTEDRIITLLKDLRKEGAIILVSTHNLDSVAEFCDRTILIKGTVVASGLTEVVFTQKNLEQIFGGALRHHYLSFQNAQKNDVTKNDNKSLLHDYNQKLEHSL, from the coding sequence ATGACTGAGTCTGGAATATTTGCTCGAGATGTAGCTGTGACTTATCGTAATGGATATACAGCTTTGCGAGAAGTGAGTTTTGAAAGTCCTATCGGTTCTATCTCTGCATTGATTGGGGTTAATGGGTCAGGTAAGTCTACACTATTTAAAGCTATTATGGGATTTGTAAAACCTTCAAAAGGAAAAATTCGCATTTTAGGTTTATCAGTTAAAAAGGCTTTAAAACAAAATCTTGTTGCATATGTTCCCCAAAATGAGGATGTTGATTGGAATTTTCCTGTTCTTGTTGAGGATGTTGTTTTGATGGGAAGGTATGGCCATATGAATTTCTTTCGCTATGTTCGAGCGCAAGATCATGAAGCTGTTCGTGTTGCATTAGAACGCGTCAATATGTTGCCATTTGCTAAACGTCAGATTGGTGAACTGTCTGGCGGACAAAAAAAACGCGTTTTTTTGGCGCGAGCTCTTGCGCAGAAAGCAAAAGCCATTTTACTAGATGAGCCCTTTACAGGAATTGATGTCAAAACAGAGGATAGAATTATTACTTTGTTAAAAGATCTACGTAAAGAAGGTGCTATCATATTAGTCTCTACCCACAATTTAGATTCCGTTGCTGAATTTTGTGATCGTACGATTTTAATCAAGGGAACAGTTGTAGCTTCTGGGTTAACAGAAGTGGTTTTTACACAAAAAAATCTTGAACAAATTTTTGGTGGGGCTCTACGTCATCATTATTTGAGTTTTCAAAATGCGCAAAAAAATGATGTTACCAAAAATGACAATAAGTCTTTATTGCATGATTACAATCAAAAACTGGAGCATAGTTTATGA
- a CDS encoding metal ABC transporter permease, whose amino-acid sequence MIVWLLEPFTYQYMINAMWVSGLVGCVCAFLSAFLMLKGWSLIGDALSHSIVPGVAGAYLLGLPFSFGAFFSGGLAAAAMLFLNYRTKLKEDTIIGLIFSSFFAFGLFLKSLRPMSVNIDTIVLGNILAVSSSDIMQLACIGFFSLFILCMKWKDLLVFLFDESHARAIGLNVTLLKILFFTLLAACTVAAMQTVGAFLVICLVITPGATAYLLSDRFVNLLIISVMIGTLTSILGVYMSYFLNAQTGGVVVLFQTFLFIIAFTFAPKYGYIAARLRVRAAKRCGNI is encoded by the coding sequence ATGATTGTTTGGTTACTTGAGCCTTTTACTTATCAATATATGATTAATGCAATGTGGGTTTCAGGTTTAGTTGGCTGTGTTTGTGCCTTTCTTTCTGCTTTTTTAATGTTAAAAGGTTGGTCGTTGATTGGTGATGCGCTTTCGCATTCGATTGTGCCTGGAGTTGCTGGTGCTTATCTTTTGGGACTACCTTTTTCGTTTGGAGCTTTTTTTTCTGGTGGGCTCGCTGCTGCAGCAATGTTATTTTTGAATTACAGAACAAAACTAAAAGAAGATACAATTATTGGTTTAATTTTTTCTTCCTTTTTTGCTTTTGGATTATTTCTGAAATCATTAAGACCAATGTCTGTTAATATTGATACAATTGTTCTGGGAAATATTTTAGCAGTTAGTTCATCAGATATTATGCAGTTGGCTTGTATTGGATTCTTTTCCCTTTTCATATTGTGTATGAAATGGAAAGATTTATTGGTCTTTTTATTTGATGAGAGTCATGCACGTGCTATTGGATTAAATGTTACGTTATTAAAAATTCTCTTTTTTACACTTCTTGCTGCTTGTACTGTTGCGGCTATGCAGACAGTAGGAGCTTTTTTAGTTATTTGTCTTGTGATTACACCGGGAGCAACGGCTTATCTTTTAAGTGATCGTTTTGTAAATCTTTTGATCATTTCAGTTATGATTGGAACTCTTACAAGTATCTTGGGTGTTTATATGAGTTATTTTTTGAACGCACAAACCGGTGGTGTTGTTGTGCTTTTTCAAACATTTTTATTTATAATAGCGTTTACTTTTGCTCCTAAATACGGTTACATTGCTGCACGCTTACGTGTAAGAGCAGCAAAAAGGTGTGGAAATATATGA
- a CDS encoding metal ABC transporter permease, translating into MIHQLLLPFQFSFMIKGMIITIVLAVPMAMLSCFLILKGWSLLGDAISHAVFPGVVIGYMTTPWAMTFLSSMPFLWFHNVRPANVTMTLIACGAFLAGMICAIVTGFLGNNSRIKQDTIMGVVFSSMFGLGLVLATAIYSDLDLNHILFGNLLGVNWLNITQTTIISIIVAMVLGIKWRDFMLYIFDSVQARAIGLQISVLHYTLLTMISLTIVAALQAVGIILVISLLIAPGAIAYLITKRFFSMLLIAVFIAVCSSFLGIYLSLFIGSDSAATIVLILTLIFIAVFISTFFLQSTAQEI; encoded by the coding sequence ATGATTCATCAATTGCTGCTTCCTTTTCAGTTTTCTTTTATGATTAAGGGTATGATCATTACCATCGTTCTGGCTGTTCCAATGGCTATGCTTTCTTGTTTTCTTATTTTAAAGGGATGGTCCCTTTTAGGAGATGCGATTTCTCACGCAGTTTTTCCTGGGGTAGTTATTGGGTACATGACAACCCCCTGGGCGATGACATTTTTATCTTCTATGCCGTTTCTTTGGTTTCATAATGTGCGCCCTGCTAATGTTACAATGACTTTGATTGCTTGTGGTGCTTTTTTAGCAGGTATGATTTGTGCCATTGTAACAGGTTTTTTGGGGAATAACAGTCGTATTAAACAGGACACGATTATGGGTGTTGTTTTTTCATCTATGTTTGGTTTGGGACTTGTTTTGGCAACAGCAATATATAGTGATTTGGATTTAAATCACATTTTATTCGGTAATCTTTTAGGTGTTAATTGGCTTAATATTACACAAACAACAATAATTTCTATTATTGTTGCAATGGTTTTAGGTATAAAATGGCGTGATTTTATGTTGTACATTTTTGATTCAGTTCAAGCGCGTGCAATAGGATTACAAATATCGGTGCTCCATTATACTCTTTTAACAATGATTTCTCTCACAATTGTTGCTGCTTTGCAAGCGGTTGGAATTATTTTAGTTATTTCTTTGTTAATAGCACCGGGTGCTATTGCTTATCTTATTACTAAGCGTTTTTTTTCTATGCTGTTAATTGCTGTATTTATTGCAGTTTGTTCGAGTTTTCTAGGAATTTATCTTAGCTTATTTATTGGTTCTGATTCTGCTGCCACAATTGTATTGATTTTAACACTCATTTTTATTGCTGTTTTTATATCAACTTTCTTTCTTCAGAGTACAGCTCAAGAAATTTAA
- a CDS encoding YbaN family protein, whose amino-acid sequence MKKDFKISPPLRIFYSILGWAMIVLGFIGVVLPIMPTVPFLLVASWCFARSSPRFHHWLRNHRIFGSPIKKWEEKKAIPPFVKIFAVVSMFGGFLSFLVIIHPALWFALLVAIILLIVSFYIVTRSSS is encoded by the coding sequence ATGAAGAAAGATTTTAAAATATCCCCTCCTTTACGCATTTTCTATTCTATATTAGGGTGGGCAATGATTGTATTAGGTTTTATTGGTGTTGTTTTACCTATTATGCCTACAGTGCCTTTTTTGTTGGTTGCTTCATGGTGTTTTGCGCGTTCATCACCACGCTTTCATCATTGGTTGCGTAATCACAGAATTTTCGGTTCTCCTATAAAAAAATGGGAGGAAAAGAAAGCCATTCCGCCATTTGTTAAGATTTTTGCGGTGGTAAGTATGTTTGGTGGTTTTTTATCGTTTTTGGTGATAATTCATCCTGCTTTGTGGTTTGCTTTATTAGTTGCGATTATTTTATTGATAGTTTCTTTCTATATTGTAACACGTTCATCTTCTTAA
- the pncB gene encoding nicotinate phosphoribosyltransferase codes for MNCTDIAGRVYNHKWKLDPIIRSLLDTDFYKLLMVQMIWGLYPDVNVTFSLINRTKTIYLANDIDEGELRAQLDHALSLRFTKKEMIWLAGNTFYGRKQIFEPDFLQWLEKFQLPEYELTCKDGQYILRFDGPWAYSSMWEIPALAIISELRSRAAMKNFGRFALDMLYARAKTKMWSKIERLKKLPDIKISDFGTRRRHSFLWQRWCVEALKEGIGNSFTGTSNVLLAMDTDLEALGTNAHELPMVIAALANNDSELCKAPYQVLQDWNRYYGGNLLIVLPDAFGTEAFLRNAPEWVADWKGFRPDSAPPIEGGERIIKWWQEKGKKPHEKLLIFSDALDIDTIEETYHYFHGRVHMSFGWGTNLTNDFENCAPQDIANLEAISLVCKVTHANGRPAVKLSDNPEKAIGDPQEIQRYLNFFGNEQRITKPVKI; via the coding sequence ATGAATTGTACAGATATTGCTGGGCGTGTTTATAACCATAAGTGGAAACTTGATCCAATCATTCGTTCCCTTCTTGATACAGATTTTTACAAGCTTCTTATGGTGCAGATGATCTGGGGACTATATCCAGATGTTAATGTCACTTTCTCTCTCATAAACCGTACAAAAACAATTTACCTTGCCAATGATATTGACGAAGGTGAATTGCGCGCTCAACTTGATCATGCCCTTAGCTTGCGCTTTACTAAAAAAGAAATGATCTGGCTTGCTGGCAATACATTTTATGGACGTAAACAGATTTTTGAACCAGATTTTCTACAGTGGCTTGAAAAGTTTCAGCTTCCAGAATATGAACTAACTTGTAAAGATGGTCAATATATCCTCCGTTTTGATGGACCATGGGCTTATAGCTCTATGTGGGAAATTCCTGCTCTTGCTATTATTAGTGAATTACGCTCACGTGCTGCTATGAAAAATTTTGGTCGTTTTGCACTTGATATGCTTTATGCCCGTGCCAAAACAAAAATGTGGAGTAAAATTGAACGACTTAAAAAACTACCTGATATTAAAATATCTGACTTTGGTACTAGACGTCGACACTCCTTTTTATGGCAACGCTGGTGTGTAGAGGCATTAAAAGAAGGAATTGGTAATTCTTTTACAGGCACCTCTAATGTCCTCTTAGCTATGGACACAGATTTAGAAGCTCTTGGCACAAATGCACATGAATTACCCATGGTAATCGCTGCTCTTGCAAATAATGACAGTGAGCTGTGTAAAGCACCTTATCAAGTTTTACAAGATTGGAATCGTTATTATGGTGGTAATCTTTTGATTGTTTTGCCTGATGCCTTTGGTACAGAAGCATTTTTACGCAACGCTCCAGAATGGGTAGCAGATTGGAAAGGTTTTAGACCGGACAGTGCTCCACCTATTGAAGGGGGCGAACGCATTATCAAGTGGTGGCAAGAAAAAGGAAAAAAACCACATGAGAAATTATTAATTTTTTCTGATGCCTTAGATATAGACACAATTGAAGAAACTTATCACTACTTTCACGGCAGAGTCCACATGAGTTTTGGGTGGGGAACTAATCTCACTAATGATTTTGAAAACTGTGCACCTCAAGATATTGCAAACCTTGAAGCTATCTCCCTTGTTTGTAAAGTTACTCATGCTAACGGCCGACCGGCTGTAAAACTTTCAGACAATCCTGAAAAAGCCATTGGCGATCCACAAGAAATACAACGTTATTTAAATTTTTTTGGAAATGAACAACGCATTACTAAACCTGTAAAAATTTAA